The following coding sequences are from one Formosa haliotis window:
- the ettA gene encoding energy-dependent translational throttle protein EttA: MSDDKKVIFSMSGLTKTFPGANTPVLKNIYLSFFYGAKIGILGLNGSGKSTLLKIIAGIDKNYQGDVTFLQDYSVGYLEQEPQLDEDKTVMEIVREGAAETVAILDEYNKINDMFGLEEVYSDPDKMDKLMARQAELQDQIDAANAWELDTKLEIAMDALRTPDGDKKISVLSGGERRRVALCRLLLKEPDVLLLDEPTNHLDAESVHWLEQHLAQYKGTVIAVTHDRYFLDNVAGWILELDRGEGIPWKGNYSSWLDQKSKRLAQESKTASKRQKTLERELDWVRQGAKGRQTKQKARLKNYDKLMSQDQKQLDEKLEIYIPNGPRLGTNVIEAKGISKGFDDKLLYEDLNFNLPQAGIVGIIGPNGAGKTTIFRMIMGEQEPDKGTFEVGDTAKIAYVDQSHSNIDPEKTIWQNFSDEQELILMGGKEVNSRAYLSRFNFSGGEQNKKVKLLSGGERNRLHLAMTLKEEGNVLLLDEPTNDLDVNTLRALEEGLENFAGCAVVISHDRWFLDRICTHILAFEGDSQVYFFEGSFSEYEENKKKRLGGDLMPKRIKYKKLVR; the protein is encoded by the coding sequence ATGAGTGACGATAAAAAAGTTATTTTTTCAATGTCTGGTTTAACCAAGACATTTCCTGGTGCCAATACACCGGTTTTAAAGAATATTTATTTAAGTTTTTTCTACGGAGCCAAAATTGGGATTTTAGGTCTTAATGGTTCTGGAAAATCGACTTTATTGAAAATTATTGCGGGAATTGATAAAAATTATCAAGGTGATGTGACTTTTCTACAAGACTATTCTGTAGGATATTTAGAACAAGAGCCGCAATTAGATGAGGATAAAACGGTAATGGAAATTGTTCGTGAAGGTGCTGCAGAAACCGTAGCAATACTTGACGAATACAATAAGATTAACGATATGTTTGGTTTAGAGGAAGTATATTCTGATCCGGACAAAATGGATAAATTAATGGCTCGTCAGGCCGAGTTGCAAGACCAAATTGATGCTGCCAATGCGTGGGAACTTGATACCAAGTTAGAAATCGCTATGGATGCCCTACGTACACCAGATGGCGATAAGAAAATTAGTGTACTTTCTGGGGGGGAACGTCGTCGTGTGGCTTTGTGTAGACTTTTATTGAAAGAACCAGATGTGTTACTTTTAGATGAGCCTACCAACCACTTAGATGCAGAGTCTGTACATTGGTTAGAACAACATTTAGCGCAATATAAAGGGACGGTGATTGCCGTAACGCACGATAGATACTTTTTAGATAATGTAGCGGGCTGGATTTTAGAACTTGATCGAGGGGAAGGTATTCCTTGGAAAGGAAATTACTCGTCTTGGTTAGATCAAAAATCGAAACGATTAGCACAAGAAAGTAAAACAGCTTCTAAACGCCAGAAAACATTAGAGCGTGAGTTAGATTGGGTACGTCAAGGTGCTAAAGGACGCCAAACTAAGCAAAAGGCGCGTTTAAAGAACTACGATAAATTAATGAGTCAGGACCAAAAACAACTTGACGAAAAATTAGAAATTTACATTCCTAACGGTCCGCGTTTAGGAACCAATGTTATCGAGGCAAAAGGTATTAGTAAAGGTTTCGACGATAAATTATTATACGAAGATTTAAACTTCAATTTACCACAGGCTGGAATTGTTGGGATTATTGGTCCGAATGGAGCTGGTAAAACTACCATTTTCAGAATGATTATGGGCGAGCAAGAACCAGATAAAGGAACGTTTGAAGTAGGAGATACAGCAAAGATTGCTTATGTAGACCAAAGTCACTCGAATATAGATCCAGAAAAAACGATTTGGCAAAACTTTAGCGACGAGCAAGAGTTGATTTTAATGGGCGGAAAGGAAGTAAATTCCCGTGCCTATTTAAGTCGTTTTAATTTCTCTGGAGGAGAGCAAAATAAAAAGGTGAAATTACTTTCTGGAGGAGAACGTAACCGTTTACATTTAGCTATGACGCTTAAAGAGGAAGGTAATGTATTACTTTTAGATGAACCTACTAATGACTTAGATGTGAACACATTACGAGCTTTAGAAGAAGGTTTGGAGAACTTTGCAGGTTGTGCCGTAGTTATTAGTCACGACAGATGGTTCTTAGATAGAATTTGTACACACATACTTGCTTTTGAAGGAGATAGCCAAGTGTATTTCTTTGAAGGAAGTTTTAGTGAATACGAAGAGAATAAGAAGAAACGTTTAGGTGGAGATTTAATGCCAAAACGTATTAAGTATAAAAAGTTAGTACGCTAA
- a CDS encoding MBL fold metallo-hydrolase: MKKLHIYALLCLSMALFSFKPVANTKALESTIWHDIKDTDTKIIPISHATFILEVKHITIYVDPVGGAESFKDKKEPNLILITDIHGDHFNLETLEAVAKHHTAIITTQAVADKLSKTLRDQTFVLNNGESRTYDHLKIEAIPMYNLRPEALKYHTKGRGNGYVINNHGERIYISGDTEDIPEMRNLKDIDIALVCMNLPYTMPVDKAAEAILDFKPKEVIPYHYRGTDGYSDVNSFKALVNAKDPKIKVTLLDWYSKN, from the coding sequence ATGAAAAAATTACATATTTACGCGCTTCTTTGTTTATCGATGGCCCTATTTAGCTTTAAACCGGTTGCAAATACCAAAGCCTTAGAATCTACTATATGGCATGATATAAAAGATACGGATACCAAAATCATCCCTATTTCTCATGCTACTTTTATTTTAGAAGTTAAACATATTACCATTTATGTGGATCCCGTTGGAGGCGCAGAATCCTTTAAAGACAAAAAAGAACCAAATCTTATATTAATTACCGATATCCATGGCGATCATTTTAATTTGGAAACTTTAGAAGCTGTTGCTAAACATCATACAGCTATTATTACCACACAAGCTGTAGCCGATAAATTATCGAAAACATTAAGAGACCAAACTTTTGTGTTAAATAATGGTGAATCTAGAACTTATGATCATTTAAAAATTGAAGCCATACCTATGTATAATTTACGTCCAGAAGCCCTTAAATACCATACCAAAGGCCGCGGAAATGGATATGTTATAAACAATCATGGCGAACGTATTTATATTTCTGGAGATACCGAAGACATTCCAGAAATGCGAAATTTAAAAGATATTGATATTGCTTTAGTTTGTATGAATTTACCATACACTATGCCTGTTGATAAAGCAGCAGAGGCCATTTTAGACTTTAAACCTAAAGAAGTTATTCCTTATCATTACAGAGGCACCGATGGGTATAGCGATGTTAATTCATTTAAGGCCTTAGTTAATGCTAAAGATCCCAAGATTAAAGTCACACTACTTGATTGGTATTCAAAAAATTAA
- a CDS encoding CAL67264 family membrane protein, which produces MAMNKNTVLAWATTIMIVVGLGLIALGAFRYNDVAGWGFASVGIGFFAIAWVFNALKGRV; this is translated from the coding sequence ATGGCAATGAATAAAAATACGGTTTTAGCTTGGGCAACAACCATTATGATTGTAGTAGGATTGGGGTTAATCGCACTTGGTGCGTTTAGATATAACGATGTGGCAGGTTGGGGATTTGCCTCGGTTGGTATTGGTTTTTTTGCTATTGCTTGGGTTTTTAACGCATTAAAAGGTAGAGTATAA
- a CDS encoding formimidoylglutamase: MDKLVVFNNSDLSKFLNIRPFESKFGEHINLLPPDCNIYEYIETLDVEYVLVGLPEDVGVFANLGDCGASTTWETTLKYILNIQKNEFTQPEKVLILGHLDFEKELKKIQTLDRTIEKELAKARKLVSKIDKHVTHLVYTLIKAGKKPILIGGGHNNAYGNIKGAALALNDSINAINFDAHTHFRAEEGRHSGNSFTYAFTEGFLNQYYMFGLHESYISNSILKTINKLNNVNYSTYEDIEVKNKSSFKKELQKALALIENKPFGLEIDCDAIENINCSAMSPGGFNLKRARQFVHYFGKQNHATYLHICEAVPNESNETQIGMLIAYLISDFIQANSK; encoded by the coding sequence ATGGATAAACTTGTCGTTTTTAATAATTCCGATCTTTCAAAATTTTTAAACATTCGTCCCTTCGAATCTAAATTTGGAGAACATATAAATTTACTCCCACCCGACTGTAATATATACGAATATATAGAAACTTTAGATGTCGAATACGTTTTAGTAGGCTTACCAGAAGACGTAGGAGTTTTCGCTAACCTAGGTGACTGTGGGGCTTCAACAACTTGGGAAACTACCTTAAAATATATTTTAAACATTCAGAAAAATGAGTTTACACAGCCAGAAAAAGTCTTAATACTAGGGCATTTAGACTTTGAAAAAGAACTAAAAAAAATACAAACGCTAGATAGAACAATTGAAAAAGAGCTAGCCAAAGCTCGAAAGTTAGTATCTAAAATAGATAAACATGTTACGCATTTGGTTTATACGCTGATAAAAGCTGGTAAAAAACCTATTCTAATTGGTGGAGGCCATAACAATGCTTATGGTAACATTAAAGGTGCTGCCCTAGCATTAAATGATTCTATAAACGCTATTAATTTTGATGCCCATACGCATTTTAGAGCCGAAGAAGGTAGACATAGTGGAAACAGTTTTACCTATGCCTTTACCGAAGGTTTTCTGAATCAGTATTATATGTTTGGTTTACACGAAAGCTATATCTCGAATAGCATTTTAAAAACCATTAACAAATTAAATAATGTAAACTACAGCACCTATGAAGATATAGAAGTAAAAAATAAATCGTCTTTTAAAAAAGAATTACAAAAGGCATTAGCATTAATAGAAAACAAGCCTTTTGGTTTAGAAATTGACTGCGATGCTATAGAAAACATCAACTGTAGCGCAATGTCGCCAGGAGGTTTCAACTTAAAAAGAGCTAGACAGTTTGTTCATTATTTTGGAAAACAAAATCATGCAACCTATTTACATATTTGCGAAGCCGTTCCAAATGAAAGCAATGAGACTCAAATTGGCATGCTCATCGCCTATTTAATTTCAGATTTCATTCAGGCAAACTCAAAATAA